Within Enterobacter sp. RHBSTW-00175, the genomic segment AGAAAATCCCTCTGGATCAGGTTCCCGCCGCATTCGGGAAAATTGAAAACCAGTTCGTGGGTATCCTCGTCGGTATCATCTCTGCTGAACTGTACAACCGCTTCAGTGGCGTTGAGCTGCCAAAAGCGCTGTCCTTCTTCAGCGGTCGCCGTCTGGTGCCGATCCTGACCTCCTTCCTGATGATTGTTGTGGCATTCATCATGATGTACATCTGGCCGGTTATCTTTGATGGTCTGGTGAACTTCGGTGAGCACATTCAGAAACTGGGTTCTGTCGGTGCGGGCGTGTATGCGTTCTTCAACCGTCTGTTGATCCCGGTTGGTCTGCACCACGCGCTGAACTCCGTATTCTGGTTTGACGTTGCGGGTATTAACGATATCCCTAACTTCCTGGGTGGCGCACAGTCCATCGAAGCAGGTAAAGCGGTTGTGGGTATCACCGGTCGTTACCAGGCGGGCTTCTTCCCAATCATGATGTTCGGCCTGCCGGGTGCAGCGCTGGCTATCTACCACTGCGCGCGTCCAGAGAACAAAGCGAAAGTGCTGGGTATCATGATGGCGGGTGCGTTCGCAGCCTTCTTCACCGGTATCACCGAGCCGCTCGAATTCTCCTTCATGTTCGTGGCACCAGTACTGTATGTGATCCACGCTGTGCTGACCGGTATCTCTGTGTTTATCGCGGCAAGCATGCACTGGATTGCGGGCTTTGGCTTCAGTGCGGGTCTGGTGGATATGGTGCTTTCTTCCCGTAATCCGCTGGCAACCCACTGGTGGATGCTGATCCCACAAGGTCTGGTGTTCTTCGCTATCTACTACGTGGTGTTCCGTTTCACTATCACCAAATTCAACCTGATGACTCCGGGTCGTGAACTGGCCGTGGCCGGTAGCGAAGCGGATGGTCAGGATGTGAATGTGAGTGGTGCTCAGGATCAGGACGTATCAGGTCTGGCGCGTCAGTACATTGCCGCTGTCGGCGGTTCTGACAACCTGACCGGCATTGATGCCTGTATCACCCGTCTGCGTCTGAACGTAAAAGACTCTTCCCTGGTGAACGAAGCGCTGGCAAAACGCCTGGGCGCGTCCGGTGTTATCCGCCTGAACAAAACCAGCGTGCAGATTATCGTTGGCTTCGTAGCAGAAAAAATTGCTAACGCCATGAAAACCACCGGGCCGGTAGCGGCAGCAGCAACTTCTGCTCCAGCAGCAGCAGCGCCAGCAGCGGCAAAACCTCAGGCTGTACCAAATGCAACCACCATTGCTGCACTGGTTTCCCCAGTGACCGGTGAAGTGGTTGCCATTGAGCAGGTTCCTGACGAAGCCTTCGCCAGCAAAGCTGTCGGCGACGGTGTGGCGGTGAAACCAACGGAAAAAACCGTGGTATCTCCGGCAGCCGGTACGATTGTGAAAATCTTCAACACCAACCACGCGTTCTGCCTTGAAACTGAAAAAGGCGCGGAAATCGTCGTCCACATGGGCATCGATACCGTTGCGCTGAACGGTAAAGGCTTTACCCGCCTGGTGGAAGAGGGTGCAGAAGTGGTCGCAGGCCAGCCGATTCTGGAAATGGATCTGGACTTCCTGAACGCCAACGCGCGCTCGATGATAAGCCCGGTTGTTTGCAGCAACATCGACGACTTCAGCGGCCTGGTGCTTCAGGCGAAAGGTCAGGTGGTTGCAGGTCAGACACCACTGTATGAGATTAAAGGCAAGTAATCGCTCCTGAGTAGAGTCTGTGCCTTAAGCGGCGGGGGTTATCCTCCGCCGCTTTTTTTTGCAGCATTTGCCCCCATTATTTACGTCCTGGACGTTTTAAAGGGTTGTCACTGCGCCCTGCTTATAAGATCATATGCCGTTATACGTTGTTTACGCTTTGAGGAACCTACGATGAGTGAGGCTGAAGCCCGCCCGAGTAACTTTATCCGTCAGATCATTGATGAAGATCTGGCCAGTGGTAAGCACACCACAATTCATACCCGTTTTCCGCCGGAGCCGAACGGCTACCTGCATATTGGTCATGCGAAATCTATCTGCCTGAACTTTGGCATTGCGCAAGACTATAAAGGGCAGTGCAACCTGCGTTTCGATGACACCAACCCAGTAAAAGAAGACATCGAATACGTTGAGTCCATCAAGAACGACGTGCAATGGCTGGGCTTCAACTGGTCTGGTGATATCTGCTACTCCTCTGACTATTTCGATCAGCTGTTTGCTTACGCAGTAGAGCTTATCAACAAAGGTCTGGCGTATGTCGACGAGCTTTCTGCCGACGAAATCCGTGAATACCGCGGCTCGCTGACCGCTCCGGGTAAAAACAGCCCATACCGCGACCGCAGCGTAGAAGAGAACCTGGCGCTGTTTGAAAAAATGCGTGCTGGTGGTTTCGAAGAAGGCAAAGCCTGTCTGCGCGCCAAAATCGATATGGCGTCACCGTTCATCGTGATGCGCGACCCGGTGCTGTACCGCATTAAGTTCGCTGAACACCACCAGACGGGCAACAAGTGGTGCATCTACCCGATGTACGACTTCACCCACTGCATCAGCGATGCGCTGGAAGGGATCACTCACTCACTGTGTACGCTGGAATTCCAGGACAACCGTCGTCTTTACGACTGGGTGCTGGATAACATCACCATTCCTGTGCATCCGCGTCAGTACGAGTTCTCTCGTCTGAATCTGGAATACACCGTGATGTCCAAGCGCAAGCTGAACCTGCTGGTCACCGACAAGCACGTTGAAGGCTGGGATGACCCACGGATGCCGACCATCTCTGGCCTGCGTCGTCGTGGTTACACCTCTGCGTCAATCCGCGAGTTTTGCAAACGTATCGGCGTCACCAAGCAGGATAACACCATTGAGATCGCCTCTCTGGAGTCCTGCATCCGTGAAGATCTGAACGAAAACGCACCACGTGCGATGGCGGTTATCGATCCGGTTAAACTGGTTATCGAAAACTACCCGCAGGGTGAAAGCGAGCTGGTGTCTATGCCTAACCATCCGAGCAAACCGGAAATGGGCAGCCGCGACGTGCCGTTCAGTGCGGATATCTGGATTGACCGCGCTGACTTCCGCGAAGAAGCCAACAAGCAGTACAAGCGTCTGGTACTGGGTAAAGAGGTGCGCCTGCGTAACGCCTACGTGATCAAAGCTGAGCGCGTAGAGAAAGACGCAGAAGGCAATATCACCACTATCTTCTGTACCTATGATGCAGAGACCCTGAGCAAAGATCCGGCTGATGGCCGTAAAGTGAAAGGCGTTATCCACTGGGTGAGCGCAGCACACGCGCTGCCGGTTGAAATCCGCCTGTACGACCGTCTGTTCAGCGTACCTAACCCAGGTGCTGCGGATGACTTCCTGGCAACCATCAACCAGGAATCTCTGGTTATCAAGCAGGGCTTTGCTGAACCTTCACTGAAAGATGCTGAAATCAGTAAAGCGTACCAGTTTGAACGTGAAGGTTACTTCTGCCTGGACAGCCGTTACAGCACCGCAGAAAAACTGGTATTTAACCGTACTGTGGGTCTGCGTGATACCTGGGCTAAAGTCGGCGAATAATAACGCTTGCCTGGTCAATGAGAAACAAACGCCGCTTATTGCGGCGTTTTTTTATTTAATGATCATGCCATTAACGGCATGGCAAAAGCGATATTGAGAAATATACAGGTCAATGAGCTGCTACTTATTTTTCTCAAAAAAAGTTTGTGAATTTACGGAAAGACAAAACAGGTGAAAATAAACGCAAACCTCTGTTATTACCCTCTGAATTTAATCGCTTTCCCCCGTAAAACCTCGCTTCGCGCGAAGTGTTACAAATCGCTACCAATTATGTGCACTTCGTCATAATCCTGACTTTTGCCCGCTAAAAAGCATTGATAATTCGCGTCGCGAAAAATACCCTAAAGACGGTAGTTAATTCGAGGGTATTTCTAACTACCCCTGACCATTTGGTCTTTTATATTTTTCGCCGTTTTAGGCGTTTTAATTCGTCAAAGAGGAATAATCTATGCGTACGTTCAGTGGCAAACGTAGTGCGCTGGCGCTGGCTATTGCCGGTGTGACAGCAATGTCGGGCCTGGTTGTCGCTCCAGAAGCTAAAGCGGCAGGTTTCATTGATGATTCTACGCTCACGGGCGGTATCTATTACTGGCAGCGTGAACGTGACCGTAAGGACGTCACTGAAGACAAATACAAAACCAACCTTTCTCACTCCACCTGGAACGCCAACCTGGATTTCCAGTCGGGTTACGCCGCCGATATGTTCGGCCTGGATATTGCGGCATTCACTGCAATAGAAATGGCGGAAAATGGCGACAGCGGTCACCCGAACGAAATTGCATTCTCTTCCAGCAACAAAGCGTATAAAGAAGACTGGTCAGGAGATAAGAGCGGAGTCAGCCTGTATAAGGCCGCTGCGAAATTCAAATATGGCCCGGTATGGGCACGTGCGGGTTATATCCAGCCAACCGGACAAACGCTGTTAGCGCCACACTGGAGCTTTATGCCTGGTACTTATCAGGGGGCAGAAGCTGGCGCGAATTTTGACTACGGCGATGCGGGCGCACTGAGCTTCTCGTATATGTGGACCAACGAGTATAAAGCGCCGTGGCATATTGAGATGGATAAGTTTTACCAGAACGATAAAAAAACCAAAGTTGATTATCTTCACTCGCTGGGCGCGAAGTACGATTTCAAAAACGACCTGGTTCTTGAAGCCGCATTTGGTCAGGCTGAAGGCTATATCGACCAGTATTTTGCCAAAGCAAGCTACAAGTTTGATATTGCTGGCAGCCCGTTGAGCACCAGCTATCAGTTCTACGGTACACGCGACAAAGCCAGCAGCGATACGGTAAACGATATATACGACGGCACGGCGTGGTTGCAGGCTTTAACCTTCGGCTACAAAGTGGGCCAGGTCGATTTACGTCTTGAAGGGACATGGGTGAAGGCTGAAGGCCAGCAGGGTTACTTCCTGCAACGTATGACCCCAACCTATGCGTCCTCTAATGGTCGTCTGGATATCTGGTGGGATAACCGTTCAGACTTCAACGCCGATGGCGAAAAAGCCGTCTTCTTCGGTGCCATGTATGACCTGAAAAACTGGAATCTGCCGGGCTGGGCGGTGGGGGCTTCCTACGCTTACGCATGGGATGCAAAACCTGGCGATATGGCCACACCAGACGCGTACTACGACCCGAACTATCGTCTGAAAGAGTCCTCTTACAGCCTGGATGCGATTTACACCCTTCAGGATGGTCGCGCGAAAGGCACGATGTTCAAACTGCACTTCACTCAATACGACAACCACTCCGATATCCCAAGTTACGCGGGCGGTTACGGCAACATCTTCCAGGATGAACGTGACGTGAAATTCATGGTGATTGCCCCGTTCACAATCTTCTGATGAACAGACCGGCGGGTTAAGTCCCGCCGGAATGGAGACTGAAAATGATGAAAAAAATCATAATCGTCGCGATGCTGGCATCGGGGCTGGTGGCTTGTGCGCAGACTCAGGCACCAAAAGAGGACTCGCGTCTGAAAGAGGCTTACAGCGCCTGTATTAATACAGCTGAAGGCTCGCCAGAGAAAATTGAAGCCTGCCAGAGCGTGCTTAATGTGCTGAAGAAAGAGAAGGCGCATGAGCAGTTCGCAACTCAGGAAAACGTCCGCGTGATGGATTACCAGGCCTGTATCCAGGCGCGTAAAACCGGAAACGATCAGGAAGTGGCAAAACGTTGCGATCAGATCTGGAAAGAGATTCGTAGCAATAACAGTAATTAACTCGCTGTTATCATGCCCGGTGGCGCTACGCTTACCGGGCCTGGAACGTTGTCATAGCCCGGCAGGCATAACGCCACCGGGCTTTTTTATGCCAGATAACAGGCAAAAAAAAAGCCGTCCCCGAAGGGACGACTCTGGGTTACTTGGTCTGAGTCATTACGTTGACCTGGAAGGTATTGCCGGAGATGTTAATCCCTGGGCCTTCGGAGGCAACGAACGACTTCAGAACAACGAGTAACACCACCGTTAAGATGGAATTTCTCATTTCTTCGCTCCTTTTCTGGAGCTATGTGGTGCTGCTTAATTTGAGTTTCCCGCTTTGCCTACGACCTCTCAACGCTTCCTCTGCTTAAACATCGTAAGTTTTACTCACCCAGAGTTCTCAATGCGAGTTATTAGCTACAGCGTAGCCAGTAAAAACTTGTCGGTGACTATGCGGCAAATAATAGAGGATCATGCGCCGGTTCTCATCGTTCACCAGAGCGGTGAATCATGCGTCCTGATGTCGCTGGAGGAGTACAATTCGCTTGGGAAACTGCATATCTGATGCGCTTACCGACGAACGCCAAACGCCTGATGAACGCTATTGAGAGCTTTAAAGCTGGTGGCTGAACGCGCATCTGACCATCTTCAGTACTGAAAGCGAGCCATTTTCTGATTTTTTTCGAAAATAGAACCCGCCTTTTATCCTTGTTATTAGTAAGGGTTTAACCTTACCCTTATTTGATTAAGGGATTATGAAATGGACACTGTAGAGGAACTTGGAGGGACGTATTTCTATCACGGGAATGCGAACGTATCCCCACAGGAGCTTTTTTTGCTGATATTCGTGGAGGGTTTGGCGAACCATCTGGGCGTAACAGTGGAGACTGCTGCAACTATCCTGGCGGGTCAACCTATTTTGCCCAAGCGTAAGGTGCTGGGTGCCTCAGGTTCGCGTACAAGTATTGCCTCCAAGGTGGCGCGCCGTATTTTAAAGGGAGCCCGTTTTCCTGAAGGTGTGAGGGTGGAGACTATCATTGGTATGGGTAGATCAAGGCAGACAAATAATGTTGGGGCCGTTGTGGGAAGGGCGGTTCCGTTTGTTGGGTATGCCCAGGCGGTGATCATCTTTGCCCTTGTGGCCAGAGAAACCAGAAACAAGTACAACCTCATAGCCCGACCGAAAGATCGGATTGCCTGGACATATTTCTAATGTTGTTGCCAGATGAGCAGGAGTTTTTAAATTACATCACTGAGAACTACAGTGAGCGCAAGCGTCCAGCCCAGAAGGATTGGAGCTTTCAGGAGCATTTCAATCTCGTACCCGAAGATTTAGAGGATATGCTGCTCGACCTTTTCAACCGGTATGGGATTGAGTACAGCAAGTTTGTCATGGACAGCTACTTTGAGCCGGAACTGTTTTGGTTTCAGTTTGGGCTGAGAAAGAAGTTTCGTGATCGACAGTACAAGCCGCTGACTCTCGAAATGTTTATTGAGTCTGCCAAAGCAGGTTACTGGCTGTATGACTAAGGGGCTTTGCGCCCCTTACGATGTTTACGCGGACTGGCGTTCGTTCCAGGCGTCACTAAAGATAATATTCCCGTCGTTATGCTTCCAGGTAATCTTCTCGTAACGAAGTTCGACTGTTTCCATGTGGTTTTCGTTAGGGTTATCGCCTGGAGCCATTGCTGGCGAGATAGAAACGACCCGCACACCTTCAAGGAGCATGTTGAAGTATTCCTCCTCCTGACCTTGATAGTTGATGCGGTACCATTTTATTTCAGCTGATACCAGACTCTGGCCGGTGGCTACTGCTTTATAGAGGTATGGGCTTGAGCAATCGAATTCTTTGATGATCAGCATAGGTGAGTGCATGCGGGTACCGGTTATTTTGCCGGTGGCGTTATCTGTTGGGATCATGAGGTTGTGGTGGAACCCTTTAACCTCGATACTGCATTCTCTGTCCTGGACATCAACTCCGCCTTTGATTAATGCACCGCCGTCGTCCTTAAGCCATAAGTAAGCTGGTATAGACATTTTTTCTTATTTCCTTATTTTGTCGAATAATTTCATTGTTAAGAGATAAATAACCTTCGTGTTGAGAAGGTTGGTGGTTATCGGATAAGTGCTGGCATTACCACCGTCCACCACCTCTATCTATACTCGGGCTATGTTTATCGGCCTCTCATCTCACCGATAGATTTAACGTTCGGTATGGTCTGCATCTTCTCGACAGGGTCGTTACACAGATACTCTTCATGTTTCCGTATCGGGTTAGCATCTGCATCGAGCAGTTCAGAAACAAGAATTGCAGGTCCATCATCATCGAATGTAATGAGGTGGTAAAACGAGTAAGTGCCTCCCATTTCAGCGTATTCGACAAACTCGGTTTTTAAAGCAGGTAACCCCAGGCTATATCGAATAGCGTCACCTTTAACTTCGCGCACTTCAGCTCAATCGAGTGATCTTTTTATATGGTTAATAAAGGCAAGCCTATGCCCGTTACAAGCATCGAAGTAGAAACCAGATCATGTTTATGACCAGTACTGTCATTTTCAGATAATGACCAGGTGTTATTTAATCAAAAATACCGTGTATGTGCTGAAAACGGCACTGAAAGAGCTGTGGTATGCGCCGAATGAACAGGAGTCGATTCAGCGCGGGAATGAATGGTACAGACAATGCCAGGAAAGCGGCATAAAGGCGCTGAAGCAGTTCGCTGAAAAACTAAAGGGAAATGTTGGCGGGATAATAGCGAGTGCAAGGCACAGACTAAATACTAGCGTACTGGAAGGGATGAACAATAAGATCAAGGTGATAAAGAGAATGGCATACGGATACCGGGAAAACGACTACTTCTTCCTGAAAATAAAAGCAGCGTTCCCCGGTAAAGCGCGATCAACAAAAAAAAAGCCAACCTTTCGGCTGGCTCAGAGTATGAACATAGCACTTACTTCGCGTCGTGCGCGTGATCATTTTCGCGGCAATCGCCTTCCGCACAGTGGCCGTACAGGTACAGGCTGTGGTTGGTCAGACGGATGCCATGACGGGCCGCGATTTCACGCTGGCGCGCTTCGATAGAGTCATCACTAAATTCAATGACCTTGCCACAGTCGAGGCAGATCAGGTGATCGTGATGGTGTTGCTGAGTCAGTTCGAAAACAGATTTACCGCCTTCGAAGTTATGACGGGTAACAATGCCCGCGTCATCAAACTGGTTCAGCACGCGATAAACGGTCGCCAGCCCAATTTCTTCACCCATGTCGATAAGACGCTTATAAAGGTCTTCCGCACTGACATGGTGATTGTCTGGTCCCTGAAGCACTTCAAGGATTTTTAACCGAGGAAGCGTAACTTTCAGGCCAGCCTTCTTTAATGCGGTGTTGTTGTCAGTCATGCGGAATCTGTCCTGTTGCTAAACGATTCACTTCTAAGGAGGAAGTGACAGAGAATGCACTTGGGATAATGCGTATCATTATAGAACTGCCATGTCTAAATGAAAACTGCAAGTCTCAAGCAAAGTATGCTTATAAAAACGTGGTATCACCAACAAACTTGTTCGATGGCATCCACGTTTTACCAAGGGGATATTGTACAGGTCTGAACGAAAAAGTTAAAAGTTTGTAGCAATTAATTTAATCGGTTTGACCCGGTCAAGCGGGCGCAACCGAAGTTGCGCCGCTCACTATCAGGCGTTAAGGATGTCGTCCAGGTTCAGTTCTTCGCGGACCTGTTTAACCCATTTTTCAACGCGTTCTGCAGTCAGTTCTGGCTGGCGGTCTTCATCGATGGCCAGACCCACAAAGTGATCGTCGTCGGCCAGGCCTTTAGAGGCTTCGAAGTGGTAACCCGCCGTTGGCCAGTGACCTACGATAGCTGCGCCGCGTGGTTCAATGATGTCGCGGATGGTGCCCAGCGCGTCACAGAAATATTCTGCGTAATCTTCCTGATCGCCACAACCGAACAGCGCAACCAGCTTACCGTTGAAATCAACCTCTTCCAGAGTCGGGAAGAAATCGTCCCAGTCGCACTGCGCTTCGCCGTAGTACCAGGTTGGAATACCCAGCAGCAGGATGTCATAGCCTTCGAGATCTTCTTTGCTGCTCTTGGCAATGTCATGCACATCGGCAACATCTTTACCGAGCTGTTTTTGAATGTTTTTTGCGATATTTTCGGTATTGCCGGTATCACTGCCGAAGAAAATGCCGATGATTGCCATGAGTAAAATAACCTCTTGAAACTTAATGGTATGGTGGCGCAATTTGTCCACGGATAAGGGCAATAATAGCAGAACAGACAACCCTGCGGAAACAGCTATCACGCAGGACTGCACTCTGTGCTACATGAAAAAGGTGAGAAAGGGAGTTTTCTGACTTATGCCTTGCTGTGCAATTTTTCGAGTTGGGCGATCAACATCTCTTCAATCAGCTCGCTGCGGCTGATGTCGCGGGCGCTGGCAAGCTCGTTGAGTGCATCAACGGCATCGGCGTTGAGTTTCAGTTCGACACGCTTAAGCCCACGATTTTTATCGCGTTTAAGCTGGTTGCGTTTATTAATACGCAGCTGTTCATCGCGCGAAAGCGGATTTGTCTTGGGTCGTCCCGGGCGACGCTCATTCGCGAACAGATCTATTGTCGTACGGTCCGTTTGTTCTTTGGCCATGATTTTGAGACTTCGGGGGAAAACAAGCCGCCCTGCTATTGCCCGGGCGATAAGCGCGCCATCATACATCACCCACATCGGCACGCCAACGACTGGAAGCCCGCAGGCTTCCAGTCGCTGTCTTTTTAATCAATTCGCAGTATCAGAGAGATAGCGACGGATCGCGCGAAGCACGGCTTCTGGTTTTTCAGCATGAACCCAGTGTCCGGCTCCGGCGATAACATGCGCGCGGGCTTCGGGGAACTGCCTGATCAATTCATCACGACAGGCTTCGGTGACATACGGCGAATTACCGCCGCGCACAAAGAGGGTAGGGTGTTGCCAGGCCGCAACCGGCTCCCAGCCGACGATTTCTGAGTATTGATCCCACAGCACCGGCACGTTGAAGCGCCACTGGCCGTCGACAAACGATTTCAGCAGAAACTGCACCACACCTTCTTCATTAAGATGGTCGCGCATGATAGCTGCGGCCTGCTGGCGGGTGGAAACACCGGCGTCTGTCACTGCATTAATAGCGGCAAAGATCTCATCGT encodes:
- the nagE gene encoding N-acetylglucosamine-specific PTS transporter subunit IIBC, encoding MSILGYLQKVGRALMVPVATLPAAAILMGIGYWIDPISWGGDNALAALFIKSGAAIIEHMSVLFAIGVAYGMSKDKDGAAALTGFVGFLVLTTLCSPAAVSMIQKIPLDQVPAAFGKIENQFVGILVGIISAELYNRFSGVELPKALSFFSGRRLVPILTSFLMIVVAFIMMYIWPVIFDGLVNFGEHIQKLGSVGAGVYAFFNRLLIPVGLHHALNSVFWFDVAGINDIPNFLGGAQSIEAGKAVVGITGRYQAGFFPIMMFGLPGAALAIYHCARPENKAKVLGIMMAGAFAAFFTGITEPLEFSFMFVAPVLYVIHAVLTGISVFIAASMHWIAGFGFSAGLVDMVLSSRNPLATHWWMLIPQGLVFFAIYYVVFRFTITKFNLMTPGRELAVAGSEADGQDVNVSGAQDQDVSGLARQYIAAVGGSDNLTGIDACITRLRLNVKDSSLVNEALAKRLGASGVIRLNKTSVQIIVGFVAEKIANAMKTTGPVAAAATSAPAAAAPAAAKPQAVPNATTIAALVSPVTGEVVAIEQVPDEAFASKAVGDGVAVKPTEKTVVSPAAGTIVKIFNTNHAFCLETEKGAEIVVHMGIDTVALNGKGFTRLVEEGAEVVAGQPILEMDLDFLNANARSMISPVVCSNIDDFSGLVLQAKGQVVAGQTPLYEIKGK
- the glnS gene encoding glutamine--tRNA ligase: MSEAEARPSNFIRQIIDEDLASGKHTTIHTRFPPEPNGYLHIGHAKSICLNFGIAQDYKGQCNLRFDDTNPVKEDIEYVESIKNDVQWLGFNWSGDICYSSDYFDQLFAYAVELINKGLAYVDELSADEIREYRGSLTAPGKNSPYRDRSVEENLALFEKMRAGGFEEGKACLRAKIDMASPFIVMRDPVLYRIKFAEHHQTGNKWCIYPMYDFTHCISDALEGITHSLCTLEFQDNRRLYDWVLDNITIPVHPRQYEFSRLNLEYTVMSKRKLNLLVTDKHVEGWDDPRMPTISGLRRRGYTSASIREFCKRIGVTKQDNTIEIASLESCIREDLNENAPRAMAVIDPVKLVIENYPQGESELVSMPNHPSKPEMGSRDVPFSADIWIDRADFREEANKQYKRLVLGKEVRLRNAYVIKAERVEKDAEGNITTIFCTYDAETLSKDPADGRKVKGVIHWVSAAHALPVEIRLYDRLFSVPNPGAADDFLATINQESLVIKQGFAEPSLKDAEISKAYQFEREGYFCLDSRYSTAEKLVFNRTVGLRDTWAKVGE
- the chiP gene encoding chitoporin ChiP; amino-acid sequence: MRTFSGKRSALALAIAGVTAMSGLVVAPEAKAAGFIDDSTLTGGIYYWQRERDRKDVTEDKYKTNLSHSTWNANLDFQSGYAADMFGLDIAAFTAIEMAENGDSGHPNEIAFSSSNKAYKEDWSGDKSGVSLYKAAAKFKYGPVWARAGYIQPTGQTLLAPHWSFMPGTYQGAEAGANFDYGDAGALSFSYMWTNEYKAPWHIEMDKFYQNDKKTKVDYLHSLGAKYDFKNDLVLEAAFGQAEGYIDQYFAKASYKFDIAGSPLSTSYQFYGTRDKASSDTVNDIYDGTAWLQALTFGYKVGQVDLRLEGTWVKAEGQQGYFLQRMTPTYASSNGRLDIWWDNRSDFNADGEKAVFFGAMYDLKNWNLPGWAVGASYAYAWDAKPGDMATPDAYYDPNYRLKESSYSLDAIYTLQDGRAKGTMFKLHFTQYDNHSDIPSYAGGYGNIFQDERDVKFMVIAPFTIF
- the chiQ gene encoding ChiQ/YbfN family lipoprotein, which encodes MKKIIIVAMLASGLVACAQTQAPKEDSRLKEAYSACINTAEGSPEKIEACQSVLNVLKKEKAHEQFATQENVRVMDYQACIQARKTGNDQEVAKRCDQIWKEIRSNNSN
- a CDS encoding STM2901 family protein; its protein translation is MDTVEELGGTYFYHGNANVSPQELFLLIFVEGLANHLGVTVETAATILAGQPILPKRKVLGASGSRTSIASKVARRILKGARFPEGVRVETIIGMGRSRQTNNVGAVVGRAVPFVGYAQAVIIFALVARETRNKYNLIARPKDRIAWTYF
- a CDS encoding DUF1493 family protein, which gives rise to MLLPDEQEFLNYITENYSERKRPAQKDWSFQEHFNLVPEDLEDMLLDLFNRYGIEYSKFVMDSYFEPELFWFQFGLRKKFRDRQYKPLTLEMFIESAKAGYWLYD
- a CDS encoding Hcp family type VI secretion system effector codes for the protein MSIPAYLWLKDDGGALIKGGVDVQDRECSIEVKGFHHNLMIPTDNATGKITGTRMHSPMLIIKEFDCSSPYLYKAVATGQSLVSAEIKWYRINYQGQEEEYFNMLLEGVRVVSISPAMAPGDNPNENHMETVELRYEKITWKHNDGNIIFSDAWNERQSA
- the fur gene encoding ferric iron uptake transcriptional regulator, producing the protein MTDNNTALKKAGLKVTLPRLKILEVLQGPDNHHVSAEDLYKRLIDMGEEIGLATVYRVLNQFDDAGIVTRHNFEGGKSVFELTQQHHHDHLICLDCGKVIEFSDDSIEARQREIAARHGIRLTNHSLYLYGHCAEGDCRENDHAHDAK
- a CDS encoding ryhB-regulated fur leader peptide, encoding MIRIIPSAFSVTSSLEVNRLATGQIPHD
- the fldA gene encoding flavodoxin FldA, producing MAIIGIFFGSDTGNTENIAKNIQKQLGKDVADVHDIAKSSKEDLEGYDILLLGIPTWYYGEAQCDWDDFFPTLEEVDFNGKLVALFGCGDQEDYAEYFCDALGTIRDIIEPRGAAIVGHWPTAGYHFEASKGLADDDHFVGLAIDEDRQPELTAERVEKWVKQVREELNLDDILNA
- the ybfE gene encoding LexA regulated protein produces the protein MAKEQTDRTTIDLFANERRPGRPKTNPLSRDEQLRINKRNQLKRDKNRGLKRVELKLNADAVDALNELASARDISRSELIEEMLIAQLEKLHSKA
- the ybfF gene encoding esterase, whose product is MKLNTRAQSAQSPNNNSPIVLVHGLFGSLDNLGVLARDLVSDHDILQVDMRNHGLSGRSPEMTYAAMAQDLLDTLKANNLEKVTLIGHSMGGKAVMALTALAPEHINGLVVIDVAPVDYNVRRHDEIFAAINAVTDAGVSTRQQAAAIMRDHLNEEGVVQFLLKSFVDGQWRFNVPVLWDQYSEIVGWEPVAAWQHPTLFVRGGNSPYVTEACRDELIRQFPEARAHVIAGAGHWVHAEKPEAVLRAIRRYLSDTAN